Proteins encoded together in one Hevea brasiliensis isolate MT/VB/25A 57/8 chromosome 16, ASM3005281v1, whole genome shotgun sequence window:
- the LOC110634196 gene encoding aspartyl protease AED3: MDSAIVAKIFLFALLISSTRALDPCASQADGSDLSIVPIYSKCSPFNPPKQDSLLNTVLNMASKDPQRLKYLSSLAAQMTTSVPIAPGKQVLNIGNYVVRVKLGSPGQLMFMVLDTSNDAAWVPCSGCFGCSSTTFITNISSTYGSLDCSMAQCTQAHGFSCPATGTSSCLFNQSYGGDSSFSASLVQDSLGLANDVIPNFAFGCINSISGGSIPPQGLLGLGRGPLSLISQTESLYSGLFSYCLPSFKSYYFSGSLKLGPAGQPKNIRTTPLLRNPHRPSLYYVNLTGVSVGQIRVPIASELLTFDPNTGAGTIIDSGTVITRFIEPIYTAIRDEFRKQVQGPFPSIGAFDTCFAATNEAVAPAITLHLTGLNLVLPMENSLIHSSAGSLACLAMAAAPNNVNSVLNVIANLQQQNLRILFDAPNSRLGIARELCN; encoded by the coding sequence ATGGACTCCGCGATTGTTGCCAAAATCTTCTTGTTTGCTCTTCTAATCTCAAGCACAAGAGCTCTTGACCCCTGTGCCTCTCAAGCAGATGGCTCAGATCTTTCAATCGTTCCCATCTACAGCAAATGCTCACCTTTCAATCCACCCAAACAGGATTCGTTGCTTAATACGGTCCTTAACATGGCCTCCAAAGACCCACAAAGGCTCAAGTATTTGTCAAGCCTAGCGGCCCAAATGACCACTTCTGTCCCAATTGCTCCAGGCAAGCAGGTCCTAAACATTGGCAACTATGTGGTCCGGGTCAAATTGGGTAGTCCGGGTCAATTGATGTTTATGGTCTTAGACACTAGCAATGATGCTGCTTGGGTACCCTGCTCCGGTTGCTTTGGCTGCTCCAGCACCACTTTCATTACCAATATCTCCTCCACTTACGGGTCACTGGATTGCTCCATGGCCCAATGCACCCAAGCCCATGGATTCTCCTGCCCGGCCACCGGCACCTCCTCCTGCCTTTTTAACCAATCATATGGTGGAGATTCCTCTTTCTCAGCTTCTCTTGTGCAAGATTCTTTAGGATTAGCCAATGATGTGATACCAAATTTTGCTTTTGGTTGCATCAATTCCATCTCTGGTGGGTCAATCCCTCCTCAAGGGCTGTTGGGTTTGGGTCGTGGGCCCTTATCGTTAATTTCGCAAACTGAATCACTCTATTCGGGTCTATTTTCATACTGTTTGCCtagtttcaaatcatattatttCTCAGGCTCGCTCAAACTCGGCCCGGCAGGTCAACCCAAAAACATTAGAACCACCCCACTTTTACGAAACCCACACCGGCCATCACTATACTATGTGAACCTCACTGGAGTTAGTGTAGGCCAGATTCGGGTACCAATTGCCTCGGAGCTCCTAACTTTTGACCCGAACACTGGAGCAGGGACCATAATTGACTCTGGCACAGTAATAACACGATTCATCGAACCGATTTACACAGCAATCAGAGATGAGTTCAGAAAACAAGTACAAGGGCCATTTCCATCTATTGGGGCATTTGATACGTGCTTTGCAGCAACAAATGAAGCAGTAGCACCAGCAATAACACTGCATTTGACAGGCCTGAACTTGGTATTGCCAATGGAGAACAGCTTGATACACAGCAGTGCAGGTTCGCTAGCATGCTTGGCTATGGCTGCAGCTCCAAATAATGTGAACTCAGTGCTTAATGTTATAGCCAACTTGCAGCAGCAGAACCTTAGGATCTTGTTTGATGCGCCCAATTCTCGCTTAGGAATCGCTCGTGAGCTGTGcaactag
- the LOC110634174 gene encoding ubiquitin carboxyl-terminal hydrolase 16 isoform X2 — MHVTGDLGFSSLVPLLCVVLPVIAFVIRRKWRLSVARQEEIKRLLILASEEAARAELEATVSYGAVSVSRNSYQCAVCYCPTTTRCARCKAVRYCSGKCQIIHWRQGHKEECCPPNATYYVNDDGGNSSRNVAKEKQYDIYGGRNGHARIETSSEGHVLYKTGGNQGVPHVKGDVFEVDSFANTEGTSSTSESLGTSFSGFSTSSVGGESSDDVSFGESISSNDVSINKSISSNEPRSDGQISSDTVPDVLESGLKKVDHAEPLSPKFASLIDSVDSFNKFSKLNKSISRSNDGETQCASTDITGLSINTMHDGSITQPGKVSSGFWDRNLDSVVTSNVVQDDPDLSSSREGANINSESFLHFKFDLSGRKVPSSNVQSSEVKGIRSDNAHRAISEISSPVDRAVLSEDTCDGIPKARRSTSVSCEKSGHMDNESSHDSNVSKPTEHKSVPSSSSYPHLPPRSGGALHTIDSTVSKSNDLKSPSFSSNRDNGHSVPSVKSGKIDNVEADAVTASPTISGLKSSVRKVVDQLRGPRCGKYNDKGLFSYDLFVKLYTSNKVEMRPCGLINCGNSCYANAVLQCLAFTPPLTAYFVQGLHSKECVNKEWCFTCGFESLILKAKEGKSPLSPIGILSQLQSLGSQLGSGREEDAHEFLRYSIDAMQSVCLKEAGVNALGSFEEETTLIGLTFGGYLHSKIRCMKCHYKSERHERMMDLTVEIEGDIGKLEDALRQFTGTEILDGDNKYQCSRCKSYERAKKKLTILEAPNVLTIALKRFQSGKFGKLNKSIRFPEILDLAPYMSGTSDKSPIYRLYGVVVHQDNMNASFSGHYVCYVKNIQNKWFKIDDSTVTPVEIGRVLTEGAYMLLYARCSPRAPRLIRNRIVSPDPRMKGSPSRIIEKNAALNSRSTSTRSSVFQLHPNSIPPDSLASVESFYLKFHRLQRILEEDSSSDNYSFTSSNSDEGSCSTESTRDSTSTDDLSDYIFGGWNNSWRNTSDSDTCSSSSSSPLCSRHSPETSRSRTDFADSAMEGGDWDRVPSGSSRVVDLAAKEGDHFLPCDSSKQCRNLGSSNNISSSRETDSAKLVWVNPVKSGVSFRRSMSKRTD, encoded by the exons ATGCATGTTACCGGGGATCTAGGGTTTTCGAGCCTGGTCCCTCTGCTATGTGTGGTGCTTCCGGTGATCGCCTTTGTAATTCGCCGGAAATGGCGGCTTTCCGTTGCCAGGCAAGAGGAGATCAAGCGGTTATTGATTTTGGCTTCGGAGGAGGCTGCTAGGGCCGAGCTTGAGGCTACAGTTTCGTACGGCGCGGTTTCTGTTTCGAGGAATAGTTATCAGTGTGCTGTTTGTTATTGTCCGACCACTACACGGTGTGCCCGGTGTAAAGCTGTGAGATATTG TTCTGGTAAGTGTCAAATTATTCACTGGCGGCAAGGTCACAAGGAAGAATGCTGTCCTCCTAATGCCACTTACTACGTTAATGATGATGGAGGCAATTCTTCTCGGAATGTGGCCAAAGAAAAACAATATGATATTTATGGTGGCAGAAATGGACATGCACGAATTGAAACTTCCTCTGAGGGACATGTACTATATAAAACCGGTGGCAATCAAGGAGTTCCACATGTTAAAGGTGATGTTTTTGAAGTTGATTCTTTTGCCAATACAGAGGGAACCTCTTCTACTTCTGAATCATTGGGCACCTCATTTTCTGGCTTCTCTACTTCATCTGTTGGTGGTGAATCATCTGATGATGTTTCTTTTGGTGAGAGTATCAGTTCAAATGATGTTTCCATTAATAAGAGTATCAGTTCAAATGAACCTCGATCAGATGGACAAATATCTTCTGATACTGTCCCTGATGTGCTTGAGTCTGGTTTGAAAAAGGTGGATCATGCTGAGCCTCTGTCTCCAAAGTTTGCGAGTTTGATTGATTCTGTAGATAGTTTTAATAAATTTAGTAAATTAAATAAGAGTATATCTCGCAGCAATGATGGAGAGACTCAGTGTGCATCCACTGATATTACAGGTCTGAGTATTAATACCATGCACGATGGTTCAATTACTCAGCCTGGTAAAGTTTCTTCTGGTTTCTGGGATAGAAATCTTGACTCTGTTGTTACCAGCAATGTTGTCCAGGATGATCCAGATCTGTCCAGTTCCAGAGAAGGGGCTAACATCAATTCTGAGTCATTCCTACATTTTAAGTTTGATTTATCTGGACGCAAAGTTCCTTCGTCAAATGTACAAAGCTCAGAGGTGAAAGGCATCAGATCAGACAATGCACATCGGGCTATTTCGGAGATCAGTAGCCCTGTTGATCGAGCAGTTTTATCAGAAGACACTTGTGATGGCATTCCAAAGGCCAGGAGGTCCACATCTGTGAGCTGTGAAAAGTCTGGTCATATGGATAATGAATCCAGTCATGATTCAAATGTGTCAAAGCCAACTGAGCATAAATCTGTGCCATCATCCTCTTCATATCCTCATCTACCTCCAAGAAGTGGAGGTGCACTACATACAATTGATTCAACTGTTTCAAAGTCCAATGATCTTAAATCCCCATCCTTCAGCTCTAACAG GGACAATGGGCATTCAGTTCCAAGTGTGAAATCTGGGAAGATTGATAATGTTGAAGCTGATGCTGTGACTGCCTCTCCAACTATTAGTGGGCTGAAATCATCAGTGCGGAAAGTTGTTGATCAACTTAGAGGACCTAGATGTGGAAAATACAATGATAAG GGGCTTTTCTCATATGATCTATTTGTGAAGCTGTATACTTCTAACAAGGTAGAAATGCGACCTTGTGGCCTTATCAATTGTGGAAACAG TTGTTATGCAAATGCTGTACTTCAATGCTTAGCATTTACTCCTCCTCTGACTGCTTACTTTGTTCAAGGGCTCCATTCTAAAGAGT GTGTAAATAAAGAATGGTGCTTCACTTGTGGGTTTGAAAGTTTAATTTTGAAGGCAAAGGAAGGGAAGTCTCCTCTTTCCCCTATTGGAATACTATCCCAGCTACAAAGCCTTGGAAGTCAGCTGGGTAGTGGGAGGGAAGAAGATGCACATGAATTCCTAAG GTATTCTATTGATGCAATGCAATCTGTTTGCCTTAAAGAAGCTGGGGTGAATGCGTTAGGTTCCTTTGAAGAAGAAACCACTCTCATAGGTCTTACTTTTGGAGGCTACCTTCATTCAAAG ATAAGATGCATGAAGTGCCATTACAAGTCAGAGCGACATGAAAGAATGATGGATCTTACTGTTGAAATAGAAGGGGATATAGGGAAGCTTGAAGATGCACTTAGACAATTCACGGGTACTGAGATTCTGGATGGAGACAACAAATACCAATGTAGCAG ATGCAAATCTTATGAGAGAGCCAAGAAAAAGTTGACAATACTGGAGGCTCCCAATGTCCTCACAATTGCATTGAAGCGATTTCAG TCAGGTAAATTTGGAAAGCTCAATAAGTCCATTCGGTTCCCCGAGATCCTGGATTTAGCGCCATATATGAGTGGCACAAGTGATAAATCGCCCATATACAGGCTTTACGGAGTGGTTGTCCACCAGGATAACATGAATGCTTCATTTTCCGGTCACTATGTGTGCTATGttaaaaatattcagaacaagtGGTTCAAGATTGATGACAGCacg GTAACACCTGTGGAGATTGGAAGGGTCTTAACAGAAGGGGCATACATGCTTCTTTATGCAAG gtgCTCACCCAGGGCTCCGAGATTGATAAGGAACAGAATAGTATCTCCTGATCCAAGAATGAAAGGCAGTCCATCCAGAATCATTGAGAAGAATGCTGCATTGAATTCAAGATCCACATCTACTCGTTCTAGTGTTTTCCAGTTGCATCCCAATTCGATTCCTCCAGATAGTTTGGCTAGCGTTGAATCTTTCTATCTGAAATTCCACCgacttcaaaggattttagaagagGACTCATCAAGCGACAATTATTCTTTTACCAGCAGCAATTCAGACGAGGGTTCATGCAGCACTGAGAGCACCCGAGATTCTACAAGTACTGATGATCTTTCAGATTACATTTTTGGTGGCTGGAACAACTCTTGGAGGAACACATCTGATTCTGACACTTGTTCATCCTCTTCTTCTTCCCCCTTGTGCTCGAGGCATTCACCAGAGACAAGCAGGTCTCGAACTGATTTTGCAGATTCAGCAATGGAGGGTGGCGATTGGGATAGGGTACCTAGTGGGAGTAGTAGGGTGGTGgatttggcagccaaggaaggtGATCATTTTCTGCCTTGTGACTCGAGTAAACAATGTAGAAATTTAGGTAGTAGTAATAATATTAGTAGCAGTAGGGAGACTGACTCAGCAAAATTAGTATGGGTTAACCCTGTAAAATCTGGTGTATCATTTAGAAGGTCAATGAGCAAAAGAACAGATTAA
- the LOC110634174 gene encoding ubiquitin carboxyl-terminal hydrolase 17 isoform X1, with translation MHVTGDLGFSSLVPLLCVVLPVIAFVIRRKWRLSVARQEEIKRLLILASEEAARAELEATVSYGAVSVSRNSYQCAVCYCPTTTRCARCKAVRYCSGKCQIIHWRQGHKEECCPPNATYYVNDDGGNSSRNVAKEKQYDIYGGRNGHARIETSSEGHVLYKTGGNQGVPHVKGDVFEVDSFANTEGTSSTSESLGTSFSGFSTSSVGGESSDDVSFGESISSNDVSINKSISSNEPRSDGQISSDTVPDVLESGLKKVDHAEPLSPKFASLIDSVDSFNKFSKLNKSISRSNDGETQCASTDITGLSINTMHDGSITQPGKVSSGFWDRNLDSVVTSNVVQDDPDLSSSREGANINSESFLHFKFDLSGRKVPSSNVQSSEVKGIRSDNAHRAISEISSPVDRAVLSEDTCDGIPKARRSTSVSCEKSGHMDNESSHDSNVSKPTEHKSVPSSSSYPHLPPRSGGALHTIDSTVSKSNDLKSPSFSSNRSNIIVKDTVSTSHVSKSRVSSNASETHLASRDNGHSVPSVKSGKIDNVEADAVTASPTISGLKSSVRKVVDQLRGPRCGKYNDKGLFSYDLFVKLYTSNKVEMRPCGLINCGNSCYANAVLQCLAFTPPLTAYFVQGLHSKECVNKEWCFTCGFESLILKAKEGKSPLSPIGILSQLQSLGSQLGSGREEDAHEFLRYSIDAMQSVCLKEAGVNALGSFEEETTLIGLTFGGYLHSKIRCMKCHYKSERHERMMDLTVEIEGDIGKLEDALRQFTGTEILDGDNKYQCSRCKSYERAKKKLTILEAPNVLTIALKRFQSGKFGKLNKSIRFPEILDLAPYMSGTSDKSPIYRLYGVVVHQDNMNASFSGHYVCYVKNIQNKWFKIDDSTVTPVEIGRVLTEGAYMLLYARCSPRAPRLIRNRIVSPDPRMKGSPSRIIEKNAALNSRSTSTRSSVFQLHPNSIPPDSLASVESFYLKFHRLQRILEEDSSSDNYSFTSSNSDEGSCSTESTRDSTSTDDLSDYIFGGWNNSWRNTSDSDTCSSSSSSPLCSRHSPETSRSRTDFADSAMEGGDWDRVPSGSSRVVDLAAKEGDHFLPCDSSKQCRNLGSSNNISSSRETDSAKLVWVNPVKSGVSFRRSMSKRTD, from the exons ATGCATGTTACCGGGGATCTAGGGTTTTCGAGCCTGGTCCCTCTGCTATGTGTGGTGCTTCCGGTGATCGCCTTTGTAATTCGCCGGAAATGGCGGCTTTCCGTTGCCAGGCAAGAGGAGATCAAGCGGTTATTGATTTTGGCTTCGGAGGAGGCTGCTAGGGCCGAGCTTGAGGCTACAGTTTCGTACGGCGCGGTTTCTGTTTCGAGGAATAGTTATCAGTGTGCTGTTTGTTATTGTCCGACCACTACACGGTGTGCCCGGTGTAAAGCTGTGAGATATTG TTCTGGTAAGTGTCAAATTATTCACTGGCGGCAAGGTCACAAGGAAGAATGCTGTCCTCCTAATGCCACTTACTACGTTAATGATGATGGAGGCAATTCTTCTCGGAATGTGGCCAAAGAAAAACAATATGATATTTATGGTGGCAGAAATGGACATGCACGAATTGAAACTTCCTCTGAGGGACATGTACTATATAAAACCGGTGGCAATCAAGGAGTTCCACATGTTAAAGGTGATGTTTTTGAAGTTGATTCTTTTGCCAATACAGAGGGAACCTCTTCTACTTCTGAATCATTGGGCACCTCATTTTCTGGCTTCTCTACTTCATCTGTTGGTGGTGAATCATCTGATGATGTTTCTTTTGGTGAGAGTATCAGTTCAAATGATGTTTCCATTAATAAGAGTATCAGTTCAAATGAACCTCGATCAGATGGACAAATATCTTCTGATACTGTCCCTGATGTGCTTGAGTCTGGTTTGAAAAAGGTGGATCATGCTGAGCCTCTGTCTCCAAAGTTTGCGAGTTTGATTGATTCTGTAGATAGTTTTAATAAATTTAGTAAATTAAATAAGAGTATATCTCGCAGCAATGATGGAGAGACTCAGTGTGCATCCACTGATATTACAGGTCTGAGTATTAATACCATGCACGATGGTTCAATTACTCAGCCTGGTAAAGTTTCTTCTGGTTTCTGGGATAGAAATCTTGACTCTGTTGTTACCAGCAATGTTGTCCAGGATGATCCAGATCTGTCCAGTTCCAGAGAAGGGGCTAACATCAATTCTGAGTCATTCCTACATTTTAAGTTTGATTTATCTGGACGCAAAGTTCCTTCGTCAAATGTACAAAGCTCAGAGGTGAAAGGCATCAGATCAGACAATGCACATCGGGCTATTTCGGAGATCAGTAGCCCTGTTGATCGAGCAGTTTTATCAGAAGACACTTGTGATGGCATTCCAAAGGCCAGGAGGTCCACATCTGTGAGCTGTGAAAAGTCTGGTCATATGGATAATGAATCCAGTCATGATTCAAATGTGTCAAAGCCAACTGAGCATAAATCTGTGCCATCATCCTCTTCATATCCTCATCTACCTCCAAGAAGTGGAGGTGCACTACATACAATTGATTCAACTGTTTCAAAGTCCAATGATCTTAAATCCCCATCCTTCAGCTCTAACAGGTCAAATATTATTGTCAAGGACACTGTTAGTACTTCACATGTATCTAAGTCTAGAGTATCATCTAATGCTTCTGAAACCCATTTGGCTTCTAGGGACAATGGGCATTCAGTTCCAAGTGTGAAATCTGGGAAGATTGATAATGTTGAAGCTGATGCTGTGACTGCCTCTCCAACTATTAGTGGGCTGAAATCATCAGTGCGGAAAGTTGTTGATCAACTTAGAGGACCTAGATGTGGAAAATACAATGATAAG GGGCTTTTCTCATATGATCTATTTGTGAAGCTGTATACTTCTAACAAGGTAGAAATGCGACCTTGTGGCCTTATCAATTGTGGAAACAG TTGTTATGCAAATGCTGTACTTCAATGCTTAGCATTTACTCCTCCTCTGACTGCTTACTTTGTTCAAGGGCTCCATTCTAAAGAGT GTGTAAATAAAGAATGGTGCTTCACTTGTGGGTTTGAAAGTTTAATTTTGAAGGCAAAGGAAGGGAAGTCTCCTCTTTCCCCTATTGGAATACTATCCCAGCTACAAAGCCTTGGAAGTCAGCTGGGTAGTGGGAGGGAAGAAGATGCACATGAATTCCTAAG GTATTCTATTGATGCAATGCAATCTGTTTGCCTTAAAGAAGCTGGGGTGAATGCGTTAGGTTCCTTTGAAGAAGAAACCACTCTCATAGGTCTTACTTTTGGAGGCTACCTTCATTCAAAG ATAAGATGCATGAAGTGCCATTACAAGTCAGAGCGACATGAAAGAATGATGGATCTTACTGTTGAAATAGAAGGGGATATAGGGAAGCTTGAAGATGCACTTAGACAATTCACGGGTACTGAGATTCTGGATGGAGACAACAAATACCAATGTAGCAG ATGCAAATCTTATGAGAGAGCCAAGAAAAAGTTGACAATACTGGAGGCTCCCAATGTCCTCACAATTGCATTGAAGCGATTTCAG TCAGGTAAATTTGGAAAGCTCAATAAGTCCATTCGGTTCCCCGAGATCCTGGATTTAGCGCCATATATGAGTGGCACAAGTGATAAATCGCCCATATACAGGCTTTACGGAGTGGTTGTCCACCAGGATAACATGAATGCTTCATTTTCCGGTCACTATGTGTGCTATGttaaaaatattcagaacaagtGGTTCAAGATTGATGACAGCacg GTAACACCTGTGGAGATTGGAAGGGTCTTAACAGAAGGGGCATACATGCTTCTTTATGCAAG gtgCTCACCCAGGGCTCCGAGATTGATAAGGAACAGAATAGTATCTCCTGATCCAAGAATGAAAGGCAGTCCATCCAGAATCATTGAGAAGAATGCTGCATTGAATTCAAGATCCACATCTACTCGTTCTAGTGTTTTCCAGTTGCATCCCAATTCGATTCCTCCAGATAGTTTGGCTAGCGTTGAATCTTTCTATCTGAAATTCCACCgacttcaaaggattttagaagagGACTCATCAAGCGACAATTATTCTTTTACCAGCAGCAATTCAGACGAGGGTTCATGCAGCACTGAGAGCACCCGAGATTCTACAAGTACTGATGATCTTTCAGATTACATTTTTGGTGGCTGGAACAACTCTTGGAGGAACACATCTGATTCTGACACTTGTTCATCCTCTTCTTCTTCCCCCTTGTGCTCGAGGCATTCACCAGAGACAAGCAGGTCTCGAACTGATTTTGCAGATTCAGCAATGGAGGGTGGCGATTGGGATAGGGTACCTAGTGGGAGTAGTAGGGTGGTGgatttggcagccaaggaaggtGATCATTTTCTGCCTTGTGACTCGAGTAAACAATGTAGAAATTTAGGTAGTAGTAATAATATTAGTAGCAGTAGGGAGACTGACTCAGCAAAATTAGTATGGGTTAACCCTGTAAAATCTGGTGTATCATTTAGAAGGTCAATGAGCAAAAGAACAGATTAA
- the LOC110637108 gene encoding AT-hook motif nuclear-localized protein 28 gives MKGEYVEPHHPPKHENVTPMNMFSKLHPHHHHHHHHHLPFTQHFQLSRESEDDDTRSTGAAVVTTPSPNTTPTTTTPTQKQKPTEPNSSAGTDGATIEVVRRPRGRPPGSKNKPRPPVIIARDAEPAMSPYILEVPGGSDVVEAISSFCRRKNIGICVLSGSGAVANVTLRQPSTPPGSTITFHGSFDILSISATFLPQAVSYPVPNTFTISLAGPQGQIVGGFVAGSLVAVGAVYVIAATFNNPSYHRLPGEDEGRNSGSGGGGEGHSPSVSGAGAGGGDSGHTQGGGESCGMAMYSSHSPSDVIWAPTARPPLPPPPF, from the coding sequence ATGAAAGGTGAGTATGTAGAGCCACACCACCCACCAAAGCATGAAAACGTCACCCCTATGAACATGTTCTCCAAACTTCacccccaccaccaccaccaccaccaccaccatcttCCCTTCACTCAGCACTTCCAACTCTCTCGTGAATCTGAGGACGATGACACTAGAAGCACCGGTGCTGCCGTCGTAACCACCCCTTCCCCCAACACTACCCCGACCACCACCACGCCAACCCAGAAACAGAAACCCACCGAACCCAATAGTAGTGCTGGCACTGATGGTGCCACTATCGAAGTTGTTCGCCGGCCCAGAGGCAGACCGCCTGGTTCCAAGAATAAACCTAGACCACCTGTTATCATTGCACGCGACGCTGAACCAGCTATGAGTCCTTACATTCTCGAAGTCCCTGGTGGAAGCGACGTCGTTGAAGCGATATCCAGCTTTTGCCGCCGCAAGAACATCGGTATCTGCGTTCTTTCAGGATCAGGCGCCGTTGCTAACGTCACTCTTCGTCAGCCGTCGACTCCTCCCGGGTCTACCATTACTTTCCATGGTAGCTTCGACATTTTATCGATCTCTGCTACTTTTTTGCCCCAAGCGGTGTCGTATCCAGTACCCAACACTTTCACTATCTCTTTGGCGGGTCCTCAGGGCCAGATCGTGGGTGGGTTTGTTGCTGGCAGCTTGGTAGCAGTTGGTGCTGTGTATGTCATCGCGGCGACGTTTAATAACCCGAGTTATCACCGGTTACCTGGTGAAGATGAAGGGAGAAATTCTGGGTCAGGCGGTGGTGGCGAGGGTCACTCTCCATCTGTGTCCGGTGCCGGTGCAGGCGGAGGAGATAGTGGACACACACAAGGTGGAGGCGAGTCGTGTGGGATGGCTATGTACAGTAGTCATTCGCCGTCTGATGTAATCTGGGCACCCACTGCTAGGCCACCACTTCCTCCACCGCCCTTCTAA